The genomic stretch CACCAAAGGAATTTACTGGAGAGCTTCTTCATATGGAAGCCTATCCCCAAGAGGGGGCATTGAGGGGAGGGCACATACCAAGTGCGAAAAATGTTCCCTGGGCACGCGCAGCTAACGAGGATGGAACATTTAAATCACCGGATGAACTAAAAGCGATTTATCAAGGGGAAGTCGGTCTAAAACAAGGCGATAACGTAATCGCATACTGTCGAATAGGAGAAAGGTCCTCTCACACCTGGTTTGTCTTGACTTATCTACTGGGCTTCAAAAACGTGAAGAACTATGATGGGTCATGGACGGAGTGGGGCAACCTTGTCAAGGCTCCAATTGAAAGACCGTAATTGGTCCAAATGGTGCTGGCGGTGTAAAGACTTAAATACGCAGCCTAAATAGAATTGTACGTATTTTTTTTATTAAAGAAATTTCTAGGTTATATTTTCAGTTATGGAAATGGATCGTGAAGAGCTCATGCAAGTTATATTGGACCATTATGAGAATCCCAGGCATTATGGGGCTCGTGAGGATTCGTATGTAGTTCAGAAGGGTGGTAATCCTGGATGTGGTGACATTATTACGATTTATCTCAAACTCGATGATGACGGAAGAATCAGAGATGTTTCTTTCGATGGAGAGGGTTGCATAATAAGCCAAGCTACTACGTCTATGATTACCGATATTGTTTTGGGTAAAACCGCTGAAGAGGTGGAGAAGATGAATCCGGATGTTATCACAGATTTGATTGGCAAGGACCTGGCATTAACACGTCCGCGCTGTGCTACTCTTGGCATTACAACAATAAAGCAAGCAATACAGGAATGGCGTAAGCAAAAGACGATAGCCGAGATTGAGAAGGAAAGAAGCTTAGCAAACAATTAACAAACATACTTTAGCAAGGCTATTTTTTGTTATTGCAATTAATTACAAGGTATAACTAGCTTGTTCTACCCATCAGCAGGAGTCTGATTTTTCATCTTGCTGAAGAAATCTCAAAAATCAAATTCCCTGGGTCAAGCATGGATTACGTACATATTTGGATTTTGTGACCTGAGTGATCGTAGTCTCTGTTCTATTATCTTGGCAAATCTCTTCATCAGTTCGTAGCCAAGATCATGATCCTCCTCGCATTGTTTCCTGATTTTATCACCGTCGATCGAAATCGCTTTAGTCAGTCCTATAGCTCGGGCGTCAAAATGCCATCGGTGTGGAGGAAACAGCCAAGACCACCCAAGTACGTCGCCTTCACCGAGGTTAAGGACTACAATGGGATCTCTTTCTGGTGCCATTAATGCCTCTATAGCAACATTGCCTTGCAAAATGATATAAAACGTATTTGCTCTTTCATTTTCACGGAAAATAATTTCACCAGGATCAAATCGCGCTTCGGATGCACATGCTAAAATTAAATCGAGGTAGGTTTTGCTCAGGCCCTTAAAAAAAGGGTGTTTCGAAATAAATGACTTAAGTTTCTGCACCTAATTTCTCCTCTTGTTTACAACGAAATTGTAACATAGAATTCTGAACGCCATATGGTTAATAATTGCCTAGAATTGTATGAATACTACTCGACTTATTATACCATGGTTCAAAAAGATTAGAGTTTTCAGGTCGCGTAGAGTATCGGTTTATTCTGTTGAGCAGTTAACTGCTCAACAGAATAAACGTCTTGTGAAGGAATTTAATAAAATCCCTTTTGATTATATTGGGTGAGAATCATATGTTGATGATTCTTATGTTAATCGCTTAATTACTCACCGTAATCAAGTCTTTCAGTGTCTCGTATTTCTTTTCGCCTATGCCCTTTACATTCATTATGTCTTCAGTCGTTTCGAACTTGCCATTCTGCTCTCTGTATTCGATTATCTTTTTTGCAGTAGCCTCACCTATTCCGGGCAGTTCGGCGAGTTGCTCAACTGAAGCTTCATTTAAATCGACGGGCGCGGCTTGTGACAAGCCGTATGAGGTGAAAAGAAAGATCGACAAAGAAACTAAAAGAAACAATCTGAGTTTCTTCATGGTGTTCCTACCTCCCTTGAATTTGATTTCTGGTGAAAAGTATACGGCTATTTTTATTTTGTTGTTGAAATTTATTTTAATAGAATTTAAAAATCCCATCCATTCAAGTAAAGGTAGTTAGATATGTGAAAGTATTTTCAATTTCAGGCTTCCTCTAGGACCTTTCAAAATTGTCGGTGATGTAAAGTCCATATATTTCAGGGACAAGATCTTTAAAAGTATTTTCTTCAATTATCCTATCTTTTCTTTCTAACTTCTTTGTCTTGATACTGAATAGATCCTGACCTTTCATCAGGACATGGTTCAGCACAGGTACAGAGAAGAAACCTATGTCCTCGTTCGCACGTGAAAAGTCCCTCTTTTTTAAAGAGCCTGTCCTGAGCTAGGTCGAAGGGGGATTTAGGGAGATTTTTACGTCTTCGTTTCTGATTTTCTTAACGCAATTTTTGGAAGGCCGTTCGAATCCTTTACATTCTGAAAAGGATTAATCAAAATAAATCTATTCATGAAATTCTGAGTATTTTGTGCACGAAATATCTAACATCTACAGGTGATGCTTAACAGTTCACTAAGTCAACCAAAACCCGTGCGTCCTGAGCCCTCAGTAGTGAGCTTGTCGAACTATCGAGGGGTCGATGGACGAATGTTTGTCATGCCCGAGGACTCCCCGCCAACGACATGCGGGGACAAGCGTAATCGGGCATCCATGAAGAATTACGTTGAAGAATGACATCGTAGATCCCCGATAAATGCTTTCGGGGATGACATGTTTCAGAGTTACCTATATCGTATGTTGGAATGTCTCCATTAAAAGATTAGACCATAAAACTAAAATTAAATGTGAACAGATGCGATGGTTGATAACATGTATCTTTTTTTATAGAATAGGGATCTTAAATAAATATTAAAGGACAAACAAAATGGAAAGATGGGTTATATTTGCACTCACCGCTACTATGATGTGGGGGCTTGGAAGCTTTTTTGGAAAGGTCGCATTGATGAGGGATATTCCATATCGTGTCTATTTTTTCGAGGGGATCGGAACTATAACTGTATTAACCTCGTTGATCATCTTTAAAAGGCACGAAATCTTTACGGGCTTCGCTGTAAACCCCTACGCTTTGCTAATGGGGCTAACATGGGGAATAGGGACAATAATTTTTATTATTGCCTTACAACCAGCAAAACTCTCTGCTCTTGTTCCTTTAACAGCGGTGTATCCAGCGGTCACAGTGATACTGGGCGTTATTGTTTTACATGAACGATTAGACTTGAGAGAGATTTTAGGAATTGTTTTTGCCATCCTAACAGTAGTGTTGCTATCTAAATAATGCTTCAATTAATAACTTAGGAGATGTAGAATCGAAAAGTCAAATGGCGCTCAAATAAATAAAGCCAAAATGCCGCCTGTGACAAATTGGGGGGGGTGTGCTTTGTATGAAAGTTTCAGCGAATCCTGCTTTCAGATTTAGAATTTTTAAATTCAACAAGTTATAAATTTAGCTCTAATTGGCTAAAGATTTGAACATTGGTTATATTAACATTTATTTTAATTTGGAATATTTTAATGCCTCACTTAGAGGAAATTTCAAGTTTTTACAAAACCATTTATCATACCAAGTATAAACTGTGTAAATGGTGTTAGCCGGTTTTATCTAAATTGATTTTTATATTTTGTTATTTTAAATTCTGTTTTAATCAAAGTATACATAGTTTGAGGAGGTAAGATGGGAAAAAGAGGCAATTCTAATTCTATTCTGAACAAGGGCTATGAAGAAGCCCTAAAATATCCCTTTTTTGAAGCAGTATTTAACAGGCGCTCACGCCGATTCGGATTAGGCATGGAGCTGAAAGATTCCACCCTTGAATTTACATCTGACTATGACCCTATTCCACTGGATGAATTGGAGGAGGCATTATTAGTATGGTCTGGAACAGGTCTAACAGGACTTTGCCTTGCGGACCTCCCACCTGAAACTGGTATTGATCTACTGTGTCAGTGGACCGGGCGTACATGGCCTTCGGCTTGTAATAACCATGGTACAGAGTTGTTTTTTACAAATGATAAGGGTCTTTATTACATTGATGTTAAGAGAATGCTCCCCCAACATCATGAACTCGATATGTTCTTTAACATGAGCCGTGATGAAAAGATCCAGCGAGTGCTTGAACTTTACCGCGAAAGTTTGGTTAAGATCGAAGACGGGCGGGCAAATCTTCCTGATAAGATGCCGGGTTTATTTAATTTCAATCAGTGGAATACAAACAAACCGGGAACATCTGTTTTCATACCGGTGACTGACATAACGGAAGAGTATATAAATCTGCTTCTTTTATATTGCAGTAGTACTTATGGATTTACCATTATCGATGATCTAACCGGTAAACCGGCGGGAATTGAAAAATGGGTTAAGATGGGGAGACTCAAGGAGCAGGTTAAGCTATCCCTTTTTGATCTTGAAGTGAGAATCCTCACAGGACTAAATGTTGAGCAGGCATTTATATGTCAGAATATGAGCCTGGCGCTTCAGGCGCTGGGCCTTGCGGGTTGGACGTTTAGCGGATTTATTCCAAGATTTGCGATGGGCGCTGCACCTCAGTTATTCAAGGGATTAGGTTTTAGGTTTATTCAACCCAAAAAGGGGCCAATAGATCCCCCAACAACAGTGCCTGTGGGAAGGGATGGTGTTTTGGAAGGGTATTGTCCTCCGTATTACAAGGATATGGGCGAGGCTATTGAGGCTTTCTTTGAGCACAAGAATGAAGCCTGGAAACCAGAGAAGCCATTTCCTTATGCCGAACCCGATAAACATCTGATGAAAGCCCCAAAGCCCACTGAGAGGACAATCCAGATTGTAAAAGACGTCGCTAATTACATATACGACACATATGGAAGATTCCCTGCATTTGTTGATCCAATGTACATGCGTCTAGTTTTTCAAGCAATGCATCTAGACCTCGAATTCTACGATAAGTATTATCCGCCTGGCTCTTATTCAGACATGCACGTAAACCACTTCAAGCTCTTTCATCCAGACATGAAGGATCCTTTTGCTTATAAGACCGAAAAGAAGAGGGTTAGGGCCAAACAACCCGGAAAGAAGAAGATTAAGGCCTGACCCCTTTTTTATTTTTTATATTCCCCAGCCACCGCTAAGGTGAATGTTGGTACCGTTTACATACCTCGCTTCGTCTGAAAGAAGGAAGGTTACCGCTTCAACAGCGTCACTTGTACTACCTAAATAACCCGCCGGGATTCGCTTGACCATAGCTTCCAGCTCTTCTTTCGGCGCACTCCCTGAGTCGATAAAACCCGGCGAGATTGCATTTACGGTTATTCCATGAGGGGCCAGCGTGCGTGCTAACGATCGGGTAAGTATCAGAACGCCCGCCTTTGCGATATAATGCGCCGTTAGGTTCGGTTGAGCAACCATTTGATCTGCGTTTGCCATGCTGAAGTTCACAATACGTCCCCAATTTCGGCCGATCAT from Thermodesulfobacteriota bacterium encodes the following:
- a CDS encoding SUF system NifU family Fe-S cluster assembly protein yields the protein MDREELMQVILDHYENPRHYGAREDSYVVQKGGNPGCGDIITIYLKLDDDGRIRDVSFDGEGCIISQATTSMITDIVLGKTAEEVEKMNPDVITDLIGKDLALTRPRCATLGITTIKQAIQEWRKQKTIAEIEKERSLANN
- a CDS encoding cyclic nucleotide-binding domain-containing protein; amino-acid sequence: MQKLKSFISKHPFFKGLSKTYLDLILACASEARFDPGEIIFRENERANTFYIILQGNVAIEALMAPERDPIVVLNLGEGDVLGWSWLFPPHRWHFDARAIGLTKAISIDGDKIRKQCEEDHDLGYELMKRFAKIIEQRLRSLRSQNPNMYVIHA
- a CDS encoding ComEA family DNA-binding protein; the encoded protein is MKKLRLFLLVSLSIFLFTSYGLSQAAPVDLNEASVEQLAELPGIGEATAKKIIEYREQNGKFETTEDIMNVKGIGEKKYETLKDLITVSN
- a CDS encoding EamA family transporter translates to MERWVIFALTATMMWGLGSFFGKVALMRDIPYRVYFFEGIGTITVLTSLIIFKRHEIFTGFAVNPYALLMGLTWGIGTIIFIIALQPAKLSALVPLTAVYPAVTVILGVIVLHERLDLREILGIVFAILTVVLLSK